The following are encoded together in the Bacillota bacterium genome:
- a CDS encoding 6-phosphofructokinase: protein MSRRVGVLTGSSNSSGIQAFLWRLTQQLESRGVEAVGFEEGWRGVVEGRYRALRSEELRPLVFQAGSSLLTSRTDPLKDGTLSRALDRLAEARVDALVAVGGTETLAAAAAASRMGVRVVGVPQAVENDVIGTESCIGFPTAAQRGVEMVCAALSSTWPDGCNLVVEVPGRQAGWLALRIGVDTFADAVLIPELPAEPDSVAGLVKESAASGRRAALVVVAEGVPLGETAGAAGAGVGHALAGYLREETGRDVRVQVLGDALRGGPPSERDLWHANLFADRVAELIEAGRCGVMAGLQGGRIVEVPLERAAGGVRQVTPEWLEFARKAVGAR from the coding sequence ATGTCACGGCGCGTCGGGGTTTTGACAGGTAGCAGCAACTCAAGCGGCATCCAGGCTTTTCTCTGGCGCCTGACGCAGCAGCTCGAGAGCCGGGGCGTCGAGGCGGTGGGGTTCGAGGAAGGGTGGCGCGGGGTGGTGGAGGGCCGGTACCGCGCGCTCCGTTCCGAGGAGCTGCGTCCCCTGGTCTTCCAGGCCGGCTCATCCCTTCTCACCTCCCGCACGGACCCGTTGAAGGACGGCACGCTCAGCCGGGCCCTTGACCGCCTGGCCGAAGCCCGGGTGGACGCGCTGGTGGCGGTTGGCGGGACCGAGACGCTGGCTGCCGCAGCCGCCGCTTCCCGCATGGGGGTGCGGGTCGTCGGGGTTCCCCAGGCGGTGGAGAACGACGTGATCGGCACCGAATCGTGCATCGGCTTTCCCACGGCGGCGCAGAGGGGCGTCGAGATGGTTTGCGCGGCGCTCTCTTCGACCTGGCCGGACGGGTGCAACCTGGTGGTGGAAGTGCCGGGCCGGCAGGCGGGGTGGCTTGCGCTCAGGATCGGAGTGGACACCTTCGCCGATGCGGTGCTGATCCCCGAGCTTCCGGCGGAGCCGGACAGTGTCGCCGGGCTCGTGAAAGAGAGCGCCGCTTCCGGGCGGCGTGCCGCCCTCGTGGTGGTGGCCGAAGGCGTACCCCTCGGCGAGACGGCGGGCGCTGCTGGAGCCGGGGTTGGCCATGCGCTCGCCGGCTACCTCCGGGAAGAGACGGGCCGGGACGTGCGCGTCCAGGTTCTCGGCGACGCGCTGCGAGGCGGGCCGCCCTCTGAGCGCGACCTCTGGCACGCCAACCTCTTCGCCGACCGGGTGGCCGAACTCATCGAAGCCGGGCGCTGCGGAGTCATGGCCGGCCTGCAGGGCGGCCGCATCGTGGAGGTGCCGCTGGAGAGGGCAGCTGGCGGGGTGCGCCAGGTCACGCCGGAGTGGCTGGAGTTTGCCCGGAAGGCGGTGGGCGCCCGGTGA